A region of the Anaerobiospirillum thomasii genome:
CTTAACCTTAATTAAACAGCTATAGGGCGTAGTTTATTATTTTATGTATTCTATAAAGCAATATAACCTGTATTAAAGCTTTGCTTTTTAACATTGTAATTGAGACTTTGTATATAATACCTTCAAGACTTAACAACACTTTTGTCACTGAGGCCTCAGTCTTCAGGAAATAGTTAATGAGTAGCAGGTCATTCACGAGCGATGAATTACGCTCACGCATTATCTTTTTAAACCACGATGGTAAGAGCATACCGCTAAAGGTTATCCTCAAAGATGAAAAGTTGTGGCTGCCACATTATGTATTAGCTGACCTTCTTGGTGCTACAGAGTATGAAATTACAGAGCATCTTGTCAATATGCATGCTCAGGGTGAACTTGATGTCATGAGCTGCAGTACCGCTGTGCAGCTATTTTCAAAGCATGATGGCACAGAAGTCTCTGAGGCTACAAGGTATTATAACCTTGATGCACTTATCGCACTAAGTCTGCGTATTCAATCCAGACGCTCCATATCTTTTCGTAAGTGGGCCACAAGGCTTCTGTCAGATTATATTGTCAAAGGCTTTGTGATGGATGATAAGCATCTAAAGCATCCTGATTATTTTCTATTGTTGAATATTGTGCAAGAAGATCCGAAGAGTCGGAACATGAACTTGTATTTCAGTGCTCTATTTGCACCTAAACCTGCGGTCAATTTTTAGCTCCCCTCGATTTGAAGTTTTGTTTCAAATCATAGTAACAAAAACTAACATTTCCTCTCCTTCGTTCTTACATTGGCATCTTTGGTATCTTAGAGTCTCCAATTTTTAAAGGAGGCTTTATGCCAAGGATAAATTACATTGCAAAACATAAAAAGAAAATTGGTAGTGGAGGACAAATGGATCCAGATACCTTAAAGCGGGCTTTAATTAAAGCCCTGACTATGACGGCAGCACAGCTGGAGCATGAGGGGTTTTCTCATGGCACGGCACAGCGTCTGCGTCGTAAAGTTGCTGAGCTCAAGTTAACCCTAGAGTCTATTGGAGGTATGACCAGTAAAGAGCTTCATAAAATCTACTATAAAAAGGCTAAGCCTGTACAAAGCAACAATAAAATTATGCCTGATATAGATTACCTACAAGACAAATATATCAAGTCGCATCTTGAGGCAAAGACCCCGTCACAAAAGAAACTGGCTTTAACCAGGAAGTCAGTGATTGAACTTTATTACTTCAATGATCCAAAAAATAAAGAGCTCGTTGAGAGTGGAGAGAGTAGCTTCTTGTCTTTATCTCGTGTATGCCATATATGGCGGGAGCATGAAAAACAGATTAAGAAGCCTGTCTATATGAAAGAGCATGAAATGGCTGGTGAGGCTGAGTATGACTTTACAGGAGTTAGATTGCCCTATGTGGTTAACGGCGCCACCCACTATGCCACATTTATCGTGGCTGTACTTACCGGATCGCGCTATATCTTTGTCAAAGCTATTGCCAATCAGTCTCAACCTGTGGTGTGTGATGCCATAGCTGACAGCTTTAGATATTTTGGTGGCTGTCCCCATGTCATACGCATTGATAATTTCAAAGCAGCTGTTAAGAAGGCTGCTCGTTATCAGGGTCAGCTTACAGATGAGATGATTAATTTTAAAGAGTTTTTTAATATAGGGGTCTTTACCTGTCGCAGCGGACGGCCTAAAGACAAGGGCGCTGTCGAGGCTGCCGTAAAGTATGTTACCCGTTATGCTCTGTCTATTGCCAACAACCACGTAAAAGACGGCAATCCTTTCAGTTCATTAGATGAGATAAACTCTTTTATCGCGCCTCATATTGCCAGGATGAATGAATGCAAGGTAAGGGGCATGAAGAGCTCAAGAAAGGAGCTTTTTGATATTGAAAAAGGTTTATTGCAACAGCCTGCCTCATGGGATTACAGGTTCTTTGAAAGCTTCATTATAACAGTGTCTGAGACTGCCCGCTTTACTTTTGAAGATCATACATACGCAATACCATCTAAATGGATTGGACAGAAAGTCACAGTGCATACCACTAATCAGACAGTTAGTTTTTTAAGCCTTGATACTGTTATTGTAAGTTATAAAAGAATGGATGGCGTAAAAGGCCTGTCAGCCAT
Encoded here:
- a CDS encoding Mu transposase domain-containing protein translates to MPRINYIAKHKKKIGSGGQMDPDTLKRALIKALTMTAAQLEHEGFSHGTAQRLRRKVAELKLTLESIGGMTSKELHKIYYKKAKPVQSNNKIMPDIDYLQDKYIKSHLEAKTPSQKKLALTRKSVIELYYFNDPKNKELVESGESSFLSLSRVCHIWREHEKQIKKPVYMKEHEMAGEAEYDFTGVRLPYVVNGATHYATFIVAVLTGSRYIFVKAIANQSQPVVCDAIADSFRYFGGCPHVIRIDNFKAAVKKAARYQGQLTDEMINFKEFFNIGVFTCRSGRPKDKGAVEAAVKYVTRYALSIANNHVKDGNPFSSLDEINSFIAPHIARMNECKVRGMKSSRKELFDIEKGLLQQPASWDYRFFESFIITVSETARFTFEDHTYAIPSKWIGQKVTVHTTNQTVSFLSLDTVIVSYKRMDGVKGLSAIHGVIEKQHLIYDIFSIKNQEDLLLEWAEAIGEHVKSWCDFQLTHCKYGYADKIRYIHKFLTIVKANKAHYSIFDRCVKEHMYKGFDSIICSELIKIWERYEKPAIYNYDDVYNDKTYMALGEAVILGHCDLMLWPLPQKEITSQTSSTQGSENQSRPKEFLNGHAVYDERFAYIKNQLS
- the rhuM gene encoding RhuM family protein; the encoded protein is MSSRSFTSDELRSRIIFLNHDGKSIPLKVILKDEKLWLPHYVLADLLGATEYEITEHLVNMHAQGELDVMSCSTAVQLFSKHDGTEVSEATRYYNLDALIALSLRIQSRRSISFRKWATRLLSDYIVKGFVMDDKHLKHPDYFLLLNIVQEDPKSRNMNLYFSALFAPKPAVNF